The genome window GAACAGAGAATTTTGTTGGAAGAATTCTCCTGTTACGAAATCTGACGAATGGAAGAAATGTCACCTCAAGCTGTGGCAAAGTACAAGCTTCACCATCGACGAGCATTCCATCGGTAGCACGAAGTAGAAGGTCGGAGGCACTAGCGAGTATCACCAACGCTTCAGGGCTGTCATGGTTCCTCATAAGCTCAGCTATAAGCTTCACTATACGCTGGTTGACTCTCCACATCTTCTGACCTTGTTCGTCATCTCTAGCAATCCAAGGCTGCAAGTCCTTCTCGGCCTGCGAAAAAAAAAATAAGCGTCAAGAAATATGACTAGGAAACAGGTCCATATTCCACCTAGGCATTGTAGTTAAAATGTGTTTTGAAATAGATGTCAGAAACCAAAAAAAAACAGAGAATGTTCGTTTTGAAATAGattaatcagaaaaagaaaattgAATTTGTTTTGAAATAAATCGAACAAACTTTAAACCAAATTTAGTTTTGACCAAACGTGCAATATAGCAATATCTTGACCTGGAGAACGATAGCAGCTGATGCCTTGGTTGGTGAGGCTGAAACGACATCACAAAGTGCATCAACAACCTACACATGAGAAACAAGGATGGTCATTTAGCCATAAGAATGCTAACAACAATATTGATGACTTCATACCGCCACTCGGGCTTATAAGAACACATAAACATACCTTCCTCCATCCTTGGTGAGCTGATGTACTTTCTGCAGACATCTGCATTTCAGGAGAAGCTATGAGCTTCTGCCAGAGCAATGAGACAACAGAGAAGCACAGCTCTTGTTTCTCTGATAATACAGATCTTAGAAGAGTTTGTGAACCTCGGTAACCCCCATTCCGATCCATGGTAAGGAAGTTTGCCAAATCAGATGCTTCCACCTGTAAGCTTGCAATGGATTTCCCAGATGTACTTGCAACATCGCCATTCAGTAGGACCTCTTCTGCACATTTCAAGAGTGGTCTTGAGAAACCGTTTTTCTTGTGTGATGTTGAACCATTCTTGTTTTCCAACTTGACACTATCCAATGAGCTGGTATTGCTTTCCTCACGGTGATGTTGATTATCCCTCTTTACTGGTGTAAGGGTCAGGTGAGCTTCAAGAGGCTCAGCTTTGTTCACAATGGAGGAAACTGTTTTACCATGCAAGTCAATCAAATGGTAGAGAGATGATGCCCTGGTCGAAATCTCAGCATCCCACTTGCATCTCATTAGTGCAGAGAGTGCATTAAGGCATGGCCTGGACCGACGAAATAACTCAGAAACATGAGCAGCAACCATAGCTGCTGCAACTATTTCATTTGAGCTATAGCTCCATGAGGTACCAACTGATGATGGCTTCAGGGAGAAAACGGCTTCCAAGATGCCAAGAATTCTGCGAGTATGAAGAATTGCTGAGCTGATGCTGTTGTGTAGCTCATTATTCATCCCATTGTTTTTTCCAGATATGATAATCTTCATGGAATCCTTTAAATTTGAATGTGATCCATTCTTAGTAATGAAAGGGAACAGCTGGAGCTCACAAGATAAGGCACAAACTGCAGCTAGAACATATGAATCAAACGTAGCAACAGGGCCTTGTCTCTTCTTACATCTGCTTCTTCCATTTGTTAATCTTGAATGCTCAGTGGCTTCCTCGTGGGAATGGTTATCACTACCAGTTGGTCTTTTGCTACCCCCTGGCAAAGCTTGATGACTGACACAAACAGTTAACACCACAAATAGCAACCGGGAGGCAAGGTCCATTGAGGCACAGGATTCAACAAAGAGTGAATGTATCATTGTGTGAAGTTCAGCAACAGCAAGGTTCTTAGATTGACTTCTTGGCTTTCTGGATTGCTCTGATGTTTCAGAAGGAAAAGTTCTCCTAAGTATAGCTTCAACCGTTGCCACAAATATCCTCATAAGGCATGCTTCAGATGGACTGCCACGAGGTAGATACTCAAATACTTTTAATAATGGTAAGTACAGGCTCCATGACAGTGTAGGTGGCTGAAGCGGGGCAGCTACAACAATTTCAGGCAAATCAACTGCTGATGAACTTAGCGGTAGCAAACCATAGGCAGCTTCCCAGATGGTACATATTCTCCACTCAACATCAGGGCCATGAGCACACAACAAAGAAGCAATGCCTTGTGCAGTGGCATCGATAGTGGCCTCAGATGCAGGAACTTCCAACTTCCGGTAGTTAAGGTTCAGACAGAAAAATGATCAATGCAAAAAGAAGTCAACAATAAATTAGAAGGAAGCTAATTTCCTACTTTGGGTTGTTATAACAGCAAACTTGCTGAATATTGTAAAGAGTTATACCAAAGAATATATGGTCCAAAGAACACCCTAGATAAAAAAAACCTTTTTAAGGAACTGAGGTAGCAATGTAGCTGTAGCATACTACATTGGCACATATAAATGTGAAAATTCTTCGTTCCATATACATACAGATTAAGTGTAGACATTATATCAAATCACGCCAATGTTTCAGCTGATCAAATACTCTAAATAGTCATACTAAGGTGTCTTCTGCCCTTAACTTAGTTTTACAGTGATAGAAACTGGCTAAAAATGTTGACTAGAGGAAGATGTTCTTTCACTAGACAACAGTTTTAGTGTCTACATTATCATCGTATCCACAGCATCTTTAGAAAGCTTTTAAAATGTTTTTGAGAAAAATATACCTGCTTCTTATATGATGATACATAGCCACCTAGTGGTTCATGATGTACTTCAACTCCTTCGGCATGTCTCAGTGGTGGAAAAAGCAGCGTTGGTTGGGAAAGTATTCGGAAAAGCAAAGCAGCAGCTGTATCAGCAGCAATGCCAGCTCTCATTGACATTGCAGTTCCAATCGCACGCAAGAAATGCAGATGCATCCAATTTTTTGGAAGCTACAAAAAATAAAGTGCCACAGTTAACAAAAAGTTGAACCAAAGATGTGGTTAGACAATTTTGTATCATAGGCAACTTGACAATTTTGCAAGGATAATCTGTGAAGTATGGCATACCCGCATGCCAGAAGCATAATCTTCGGCTGCTCTAAGTAGCTCAACTAGTTGTACTGCTGCATCAAGTGCATCTGGAGCCCATGATGGTGGTGCTTCCAGAAGACCAAAAAGCAACCTCTGTGTAGCACTTGGTGTAGCAATTGCATAGTATCTGAAAGGAAAAGATCCCACTAAAAAAATATCTTGAAGTGGATTAAGCATAGCAGTGAACTGGAGCTTACCTATGGAACAACCGAGCATATGGTTCAAGAGGGGGCAGGCCAGCCACCAAATGCTCGTCCAAGGGTGTTGTTGGTGGAGGTAGCAGAAGCGCAGGAACAGCTGCTGCTGTTAAATTTGCTGTCTCATAACGAGCTACCTCCTCATCACAGACACTTAATATAACTCCAGCTCCATTGGCAACAGCCCATCTGGGGGTGGAAGGCATAAGCTGTGGGTGCTTCCCAGATCCTCGGCTGCAAGCTAATCACACAGGGATATGTTAGAACTTTTTTCCATACACAACAAACATTATCAAGTACTACCTACATCCCAAAATAATAGCTACTTCTGGGTTTGTCCTAAGTCAAACTAACTTGGACGAAGTTTATAGAAAAATGGTTAAAATATAAAGCATCAAATAACTGGATGGTGAAAATCATTTCATAACTGGCCTAATTATACTAATTTGGTGTCCTAAATATCAATATTTTCTCCTATAATTTGGTCAAAACTAACATAGTTTAACTTAGGACAAAACTAACATACTAATGATTTAGAACAAACTATATTAAGGGATGAAAAAATATATGAGAAAACAGTCCTCCAAACTCCAGGCTCAAGAGTAGGTAAAGAATGCATACATAAGGAAGCCCCCCACCCTGGTCCCACACACACCGccaacaaaaaagaaaaaaaaactgccTGCAATGTACCCATGCATTAGATGAAGATCTCATAATAGTTTATCCCTGTGGGGTTTTAAAATAGAACAGTTCCGCTGCAGAAATTGAGAATCCAAATTCGTAGCTACATATAGGAAAATGGGATTTTTATTTTTACTATTATGCACAAAGATGGTGGTTGATTTTACCGACCAGTAGTTGGAGGCTTCAACTCTCCACCAGCAGCATATTTTCCCATTACACCGCCACACCTGATATATGCGAAATAAAAAATAAAGTGCTTAGCCTCTTACAAAGTAGAAAGTGTATTCGAGCAAACAATTAACATTGAGCAGCAAACAAGCTGAAAAGCATCTCACAGCAGAGAACAAACAATTATTGTGTATCCGCATCACATCAGTACATCACAGTAACCGGTTATTTTTTAACTATGTATCCTCATACTATTCCTAGCGGCATGCTTGAAATCAGTATTGCAGACATGATTGCAGTATGGACTGGATAATGAATCCcttcccttactcttgtgttatCATGGCTAGCTGTTTATTGAATTCCTTGTATACATTGTCCATGATATACTCATTGTTCATAAAAAACATAAGCTGGAGTTTTTAAAAAAACATAAAAGATCAAATACAACTAATATTACTTACCATCGAAAATAGTCACTTCGAATGCCCAAAGGTGCGGCTAGCAATATGTCAGTGATCCACGGGGTTAGTGGCCTCAATGGCTTCCAGTCAGATTCATTTCCTGGAGAATTATTAGATCTCTTATCTGTGGAATCACTAGATGTTGCCTGATCAGATGTGCTGCTACATTCAGCTTCAGTATGTTGGCGCTCAACTTTGAATATTGGCCTATTGTAGTGAGTTAAGACCCTAAGAATTTCTCCACAGGCCAAGGCCCACTGCTCTGAGTACTCTTGCTGTGGTCAAAATTGTTAATGAGCAACAGTATAGAATAGCGAATCTCAAAGTCGACACAAAGAGAACAACTAAAACTGACCACGATACTAATGGCCTCACCTCAGAATTATGGCTGAATAAAGAGATGAAGGAACTGAATGGGGGACCATGTCTATCATAGCACAGCGTCCCATCTATGATGCGTGAAAGAATTGGATGTGCAACTGCATGACCATGCTCCGGATGATGAAGAACAAAAGTTGCTGTACAATGCAATTAAAAATGATATGTTAGATTCTTTCTTGAGTTTCCTGACAATTGTCCATAAGGAGTTTGTATTACCCAATACTTCATCTACCAAGCGATTTTCTTTTGATGGATAGGAACTTTGAATGAGCtgcacagaaaaagaaaaaggggtaAATAAGGTAAACACATCTGGCATACATTTTGCCACAACAAAGCAAAACTGTTGTAGGTGATGAGGTACCTGAGCTATGTCTTCAGGGAATTGATCGGTGTCAGCTGTAAACTGGCCAAAGTACTCGACATATGCCAAAATTTGTGCCTTCAAACAAGAATGGCCAAAAGTGTTTGTGAACTACATCAAGTATCATGAAAATTATAGCATAGACAACAAAACTCAATAAGCAAGAAAGACACCTGCTTCTGCTCCGCATCGAGGGGTGGAGGCCAGTACAATGATGTGAACTGGAGCCCATCAATCCACTTCACATTTGAATCTGACATGCTTGGTAGCTCAAGAGCCTGCCCAAGAAACTAGAAAGGCTCTCAAAGGGAAAGAAACAAATTACACACAGCGATCCAATAACCAATAAGAGCACCTGTAATCAACAACTTGTTGAAGTTGACAATCAGTTCATCCATCTATGCCACCAAAGCCCTACTCTTAGTAAGACATTCACATTTGAATCTGACATACTTGCCTCGAAACCAAGAAACTTTCAGTAGGACACAAGTTCTCCTAAGTGTACAGTTAACTTCTTCAATCAACCCCCACAGAGGGGGGGTCTGCATCCCCAACGTGAATGAGTATCATATCAACCAAACTCAAACATAGTTGCTTGAAAACCTCTGCATTAAAAAAATATGTCATAAGAAGAATAGGGGCAATTGAGTAATACTGAGAAGTGAGGATTAGTATTTAAGAACGAAGAAACTAAACAGCAAATACAGTAACTAACAAAAGAAATGAAAAGTAGCTAAAAAAAGTGTGCAATCTGCTAATAGACCTTTCAGAAAAAGTAAACAATAAATGCATGATCAAATAAAAGTATTACCAAAATAGGGGACGAGAACCTTTCACTTATCTTTTTAAGGCAGTAATTTTCACTTAACAACAAATATAGGCATTAATTTTTTAAGGCAGTACTTGTCTGATATTTCAGCGCCAGAATCCAAAATGGACACTTAAAACTAGTAAACTACATTCCTGGATCACATAAATGAAGAATCAATTTGGTAAAAGAGCATGTTGAAATAATCAAGGTGACGGGTTTTTTCAAAACCGTCGGAAAAGGGGAAGGCGGTTTGGGAATCAGCTATTTACCCTTTTAGAAAGTTCATACAGGTTCAGCAATTTCGAGGACTCAACTTATCACCTAATTTCCTGTAGTAATGAACAATTCGTAGGGATGGGATGGCTGAAATGGAAGTTCAAGGTAAGATCTTTCTATTTTGGATCAATAATCTTGTATGCTCAACTTGTGTGTTTGTAGTACAAGTTAAGGTCAGTAAATGTCTGCTACAGTTCCTCGTTAGAAAAAAATACAATCAGACAAACAATATAACCAAAGCAGACATGttaaattaaaggactaacagccTTTACTACACACAATTCCAAGTGATTATGCCCACCCCTATATAACTTCTCCACAACCGTAGGTACGCGTACGTATCCTCCACAGTTTTTTGGGGACATAATTCTGTGACACCGCCGTAAATGGCGAGGCCCAGCCCAAATCCACACTATTTGCAATCAAGGAGCTAAGACGGTAGTAGCCGAAACTAAAAACCCACAGAGATTTTTAGTCAAGTGCATCCCCGACCCATCGATCCGTCGAGGCTAGCCAAAACAGTCAATTAAATCAGCTCAACCCCGCCGCCAAAGTTTAAACTCTTCGTCGTTCAATCCTCCGCGTCTCCAGTAAATCTATCACCAGAACCTGCTCCTAAAAATACCTACGAATCCAGCCGAGCAGTTGGCGCCAGTAGCCGCGAACAGACAGCCGTAAATCATCAACGGGCGAAACCCGCACAGAAAAAACGAGATCCGCACAGGGGAAAAAATCAGGAGCGCTACCTCGACGGAACGCGCTCTAATTCGAGGCTCTCCACGGGCAGCCGGCGGCGTCGGCGCGCAGATTTCGGAGCGGGCGGTGGGCGAAGcggaggggaagagagagaaaTGGCGAGGAGCGAGGAGAGGCGAGAAAAAGATTTTTTCCGCGATGCAGGGCGTGGTGGTGGTGCGGCCGCGTTATTTCACCCGCGCGCTACAGGTGGAGGCCCCACGCGGATGGCTGCAGTCACCGACAGGTGGACGCGGGCTATGCACGGGCCCACGCGTCGGCGAGCGGCCGCGGGTGCGGGGGAGGGAGATACCTGTTCGGTGGGCTGGGGTTGTGGGCTGGGGTGGGGAGATCGCCTCCTGGCGCTGCTGACATGGCCTTGATATTTTCGGAGGGGGCGGGCATGGCATGGGTGCATGACCCTCTCCATGCCATGCGTCCACCATCCGCATGCCGCACTCAAAATGTGATTTGCACCTCAGTTTGAGAGTTTAGTATGTTTTAATAGCCCGTGTCCGGTGCTGCTTTTTTCGGTGCTTCAATTGAACACCGATCCTTGTCAAAAACAAAGTCAGCACTGACGGCGACGGGTGTTTTTGGACTTGTGATTTGGTGGACGCGCGCATAGATAGTTTAGTGATTTTCGTAACAGATACTATCCGACTATTATATTAGTAGGTGATGtcagtgcgttgcaacggaaatataTAATAATACGATAATTTATAtataaaatatgtgttataccgttatagAAAAGGTTTCATAATATATTTGTGATCCTAGTCGTACATAAatcttgttattttaatctagtcatttcaccactacattgcaatcatcagtatcatgcagactttgatatatgTCACGGTCTCATCATTGAACAACACGTCTCATACCTACCGTAAGAAGTTCCTTCTACATTGGCAGTCATCaagcacgcaccaccatacgcgcttgtttaaacaaaaaaggcaagtatgtgtttgcgaagagaattaaggcAAGACGGCATAAAAGCTACTCCGACGGTGGCAAGGATGATAagctggtcattgttgtcggtcctactATGCGTCACCTCCGGTGCCGAGATGATGCCATAGTTCTTTAtacagtagtcgtcgaacgcacgcGACATGGCGAGTACCAATTACTCTTCATTGAGCTGTcagacgaagtgcaccccgggctcatcagcaaggtagtacacATAGTCGTTGCACCAtcggatgcgctactcctctacatacatcatgttcgagaacacttacaacgtcagcaacggtcGTCGTCCCAGTGcacaagtgtcggggaccataattaggggtaccctcaagacgcctaattctcagctggtaacccccatcagcataaagctgcagaggcctgatgggtacgattaagtcagggatcagtccatgcgagtgactcgatcacgcttcacccgagcctagcctcggactcgggcagccgacctcgagggacttccgtctcgcccgaggcccccctttttacggcggacacatctccggctcgcccgaggccttggcttcgctaagaagcaacccagactaaatcgtcgcaccgactgaccgagttgcaggggcatttaatgcaaaggtggcctgacacccctatcctgacgcgcgccccccggcagagccgaagtgaccgccgtcactccgctgctccactgaccggtctgacagaaggacagcgtcgcctgcgccactccgactgcagtaccactcgatagagtgagtctgacaggcagtcaggcctcgccaggggcgccatagagaactccgctccgcccgaccccagggctcggactcgggctaagacccggaagacggcgaactccgctccgcccgaccccagggctcggactcgggctaagacccggaagacggcgaactccgctccgcccgaccccagggctcggactcgggctaagacccggaagacggcgaactccgctccgcccgaccccagggctcggactcgggctaagacccggaagacggcgaactccgctccgcccgaccccagggctcggactcgggctcggcctcggaagacgacgaactccgcctcgcccgaccccagggctcggactccgccctggcctctgccgaacgacttccgcctcgcccgacccaggggctcggactcggcctcggcaacggaagacagattcgaccccagcttcggaggagcccccacgtcgcccggcctcgggcgcgggcccgccacgtcaacagggagcgccatcaccactctaccccgagccgactcgggccgcagagaacaagaccggcgtcccatctgaccagctccgccagataggcaatgatggcgcctcccaagctccatgacggcggcggctctcagctctcttacggaagcaggtggacgtcagcaaggactcgaccgctccgacagctgtccttccgccaagctccgttgctcctccgacagccacgacatcacgccagcagggtgccaagatctctccggctgccacattggcatgtacttagggcgctagctctccctccgctagacgcgtagcactctgctacacccccatttgtacacctggatcctctccttacgactataaaaggaaggaccagggccttcttagagagggttggccgcgcgggaccgaggacgggacaggcgctctcttggggccgctcgcttccctcacccgcgtggacgcttgtaacccccctactgcaagcgcacccgacctgggcgcgggacgaacacgaaggccgcgggacttccacctctctcacgcccgtctccggccacctcgcctctccccccttcgcgctcgcccacgcgctcgacccatctgggctggggcacgcagcacactcactcgtcggcttagggacccccccggtctcgaaacgccgacagttggcgcgccaggtaggggcctgctgcgtgctgacgaacagcttcccgtcaagctccagatgggtagtctccagcaacctctccggcccgggacggtgctccgtttcgggagtcttgagttcatgtccttcgacggcagctacgacatgatactccttccaccgccgtgcgacaacgacaatggcggccgacaacccgcccgccg of Zea mays cultivar B73 chromosome 8, Zm-B73-REFERENCE-NAM-5.0, whole genome shotgun sequence contains these proteins:
- the LOC100147733 gene encoding Protein GIGANTEA — translated: MSDSNVKWIDGLQFTSLYWPPPLDAEQKQAQILAYVEYFGQFTADTDQFPEDIAQLIQSSYPSKENRLVDEVLATFVLHHPEHGHAVAHPILSRIIDGTLCYDRHGPPFSSFISLFSHNSEQEYSEQWALACGEILRVLTHYNRPIFKVERQHTEAECSSTSDQATSSDSTDKRSNNSPGNESDWKPLRPLTPWITDILLAAPLGIRSDYFRWCGGVMGKYAAGGELKPPTTACSRGSGKHPQLMPSTPRWAVANGAGVILSVCDEEVARYETANLTAAAVPALLLPPPTTPLDEHLVAGLPPLEPYARLFHRYYAIATPSATQRLLFGLLEAPPSWAPDALDAAVQLVELLRAAEDYASGMRLPKNWMHLHFLRAIGTAMSMRAGIAADTAAALLFRILSQPTLLFPPLRHAEGVEVHHEPLGGYVSSYKKQLEVPASEATIDATAQGIASLLCAHGPDVEWRICTIWEAAYGLLPLSSSAVDLPEIVVAAPLQPPTLSWSLYLPLLKVFEYLPRGSPSEACLMRIFVATVEAILRRTFPSETSEQSRKPRSQSKNLAVAELHTMIHSLFVESCASMDLASRLLFVVLTVCVSHQALPGGSKRPTGSDNHSHEEATEHSRLTNGRSRCKKRQGPVATFDSYVLAAVCALSCELQLFPFITKNGSHSNLKDSMKIIISGKNNGMNNELHNSISSAILHTRRILGILEAVFSLKPSSVGTSWSYSSNEIVAAAMVAAHVSELFRRSRPCLNALSALMRCKWDAEISTRASSLYHLIDLHGKTVSSIVNKAEPLEAHLTLTPVKRDNQHHREESNTSSLDSVKLENKNGSTSHKKNGFSRPLLKCAEEVLLNGDVASTSGKSIASLQVEASDLANFLTMDRNGGYRGSQTLLRSVLSEKQELCFSVVSLLWQKLIASPEMQMSAESTSAHQGWRKVVDALCDVVSASPTKASAAIVLQAEKDLQPWIARDDEQGQKMWRVNQRIVKLIAELMRNHDSPEALVILASASDLLLRATDGMLVDGEACTLPQLELLEVTARAVHLIIEWGDSGLSVADGLSNLLKCRLSTTIRCLSHPSAHVRALSMSVLRDILSNGSVNPNKTIQGEQQRNGIQSPSYRCLAAGIINWQADVERCIEWEAHSRRATGLTLAFLSAAAKELGCPLPS